The Salvia miltiorrhiza cultivar Shanhuang (shh) chromosome 1, IMPLAD_Smil_shh, whole genome shotgun sequence genome has a window encoding:
- the LOC131004937 gene encoding uncharacterized protein LOC131004937 isoform X1, translating to MSGAYRLTDRTAFIDSPSQLHRSSAVEMTTPNNPITPRSRSGPIFLGVDVGTASARAALFNNSGRLLGSATSPIQIWKDGDCVEQSSTDIWHAICTAVRSACSLAQIKGEQVTSLGFAATCSLVAIDCDGEPVTVSLSHDSRRNVIVWMDHRAVKQSERINLSKSPVLEYCGGTVSPEMQTPKLLWVKENLRESWSMTFRWMDLSDWLSYRATGDDTRSLCTTVCKWTYLGHAHMQQINEIDSRDMEALGWDDEFWEEIGLGDLVDSHHSKIGRSVAFPGHALGSGLTPDAAKELGLLPGTPVGTSLIDAHAGGVGVMESVPAEITEHESSEDEEEAICHRMVLVCGTSNCHMAISKTKLFIPGVWGPFWSAMVPEYWLTEGGQSASGALFDYILEGHVASQGLANRAAARSVSIFELLNEILEKMLMNEILESMKQEIGSPFLAALTKDIHVLPDFHGNRSPIADPLSKGVIYGLTIDTSEKQLALLYLATIQGLAYGTRHIVEHCNEKGHKIDTLLACGGLTKNPLFIQEHADITGYPITLPRENEAVLLGAAIVGAVASKKYSTVRQAMQALNAPGRVVYPSHDPKVRKYHDTKYRIFRDLYEQQLSQRAMIKEALSDV from the exons ATGTCTGGCGCATATCGACTGACAGACAGAACGGCGTTTATCGACTCACCCAGCCAGCTTCACCGCTCCTCCGCCGTCGAGATGACCACTCCCAACAACCCTATCACGCCGCGCAGCCGCAGCGGCCCTATTTTCCTCGGTGTCGACGTCGGCACCGCTAGCGCACGTGCAG CCCTTTTTAATAACAGTGGGCGGCTTTTGGGTTCTGCTACTAGCCCCATTCAGATCTGGAAAGATGGTGACTGCGTTGAG CAATCTTCAACCGATATCTGGCATGCGATTTGCACAGCTGTCAGATCGGCATGCTCTCTTGCACAAATTAAAGGGGAACAAGTGACCAGTTTGGGTTTTGCTGCTACTTGTTCACTTG TTGCTATTGATTGTGATGGAGAACCTGTGACAGTTTCTTTGTCTCACGACTCAAGGAGGAATGTCATAGTGTGGATGGACCACAGAGCTGTAAAGCAGAGTGagagaattaatttatccaAGTCACCAGTTCTGGAGTATTGCGGTGGGACTGTATCACCTGAGATGCAGACACCAAAG CTTCTGTGGGTGAAAGAAAATTTGAGGGAGTCCTGGTCAATGACATTTAGGTGGATGGATCTGAGTGATTGGTTATCATATAG AGCAACAGGAGATGATACTCGGAGTTTATGCACAACAGTCTGCAAATGGACTTATTTGGGCCATGCGCATATGCAACAGATCAATGAGATAGATTCCCGTGACATGGAAGCCCTTGGATGGGATGATGAGTTTTGGGAGGAAATTGGTTTAGGTGATCTGGTTGACAGCCATCATTCCAAGATCG GACGCAGTGTAGCCTTTCCCGGTCATGCTTTGGGCTCTGGTCTGACACCTGATGCCGCAAAG GAATTGGGTCTACTGCCCGGGACACCAGTTGGTACATCGTTGATAGATGCTCATGCTGGTGGTGTGGGGGTGATGGAAAGTGTGCCTGCAGAAATAACAGAACATGAATCATCAG aggatgaggaggaggcaATATGTCATCGCATGGTGTTAGTATGTGGAACTTCCAATTGCCACATGGCTATATCTAAAACCAAGTTGTTCATTCCAGGGGTTTGGGGACCATTCTGGTCAG CTATGGTGCCTGAGTATTGGCTTACGGAAGGAGGCCAGAGCGCTAGTGGGGCATTATTCGATTACATCTTGGAGGGCCATGTTGCCTCTCAAGGCCTGGCTAACAGAGCTGCTGCTCGAA GTGTTTCAATATTTGAGCTTCTGAATGAGATACTGGAAAAAATGCTAATGAATGAGATACTGGAATCAATGAAGCAAGAAATAGGTTCTCCGTTTCTTGCTGCTTTGACAAAAGACATTCACGTGCTTCCTGATTTCCATGGAAACAG ATCTCCTATTGCAGACCCATTATCCAAAGGGGTGATATATGGCCTAACTATTGATACAAGTGAGAAACAGCTGGCTCTTTTATACCTTGCCACAATACAAGGTCTAGCTTATGGGACACGACATATAGTAGAGCATTGCAATGAGAAGGGGCACAAG ATTGACACCTTACTTGCATGTGGTGGGCTTACCAAAAATCCTTTGTTCATTCAAGAGCATGCAGACATCACAG GTTATCCCATAACTCTTCCTCGGGAAAATGAAGCCGTGCTGTTAGGTGCTGCTATTGTTGGTGCTGTTGCTTCGAAGAAGTATTCCACCGTTAGACAGGCCATGCAAGCACTAAATGCACCTGGGCGG GTGGTATATCCCTCTCATGACCCGAAAGTAAGGAAGTACCATGATACTAAGTATCGTATCTTCCGTGATCTTTATGAGCAGCAACTATCACAGCGTGCTATGATAAAGGAAGCTCTTTCAGATGTCTAG
- the LOC131004937 gene encoding uncharacterized protein LOC131004937 isoform X2 yields MDHRAVKQSERINLSKSPVLEYCGGTVSPEMQTPKLLWVKENLRESWSMTFRWMDLSDWLSYRATGDDTRSLCTTVCKWTYLGHAHMQQINEIDSRDMEALGWDDEFWEEIGLGDLVDSHHSKIGRSVAFPGHALGSGLTPDAAKELGLLPGTPVGTSLIDAHAGGVGVMESVPAEITEHESSEDEEEAICHRMVLVCGTSNCHMAISKTKLFIPGVWGPFWSAMVPEYWLTEGGQSASGALFDYILEGHVASQGLANRAAARSVSIFELLNEILEKMLMNEILESMKQEIGSPFLAALTKDIHVLPDFHGNRSPIADPLSKGVIYGLTIDTSEKQLALLYLATIQGLAYGTRHIVEHCNEKGHKIDTLLACGGLTKNPLFIQEHADITGYPITLPRENEAVLLGAAIVGAVASKKYSTVRQAMQALNAPGRVVYPSHDPKVRKYHDTKYRIFRDLYEQQLSQRAMIKEALSDV; encoded by the exons ATGGACCACAGAGCTGTAAAGCAGAGTGagagaattaatttatccaAGTCACCAGTTCTGGAGTATTGCGGTGGGACTGTATCACCTGAGATGCAGACACCAAAG CTTCTGTGGGTGAAAGAAAATTTGAGGGAGTCCTGGTCAATGACATTTAGGTGGATGGATCTGAGTGATTGGTTATCATATAG AGCAACAGGAGATGATACTCGGAGTTTATGCACAACAGTCTGCAAATGGACTTATTTGGGCCATGCGCATATGCAACAGATCAATGAGATAGATTCCCGTGACATGGAAGCCCTTGGATGGGATGATGAGTTTTGGGAGGAAATTGGTTTAGGTGATCTGGTTGACAGCCATCATTCCAAGATCG GACGCAGTGTAGCCTTTCCCGGTCATGCTTTGGGCTCTGGTCTGACACCTGATGCCGCAAAG GAATTGGGTCTACTGCCCGGGACACCAGTTGGTACATCGTTGATAGATGCTCATGCTGGTGGTGTGGGGGTGATGGAAAGTGTGCCTGCAGAAATAACAGAACATGAATCATCAG aggatgaggaggaggcaATATGTCATCGCATGGTGTTAGTATGTGGAACTTCCAATTGCCACATGGCTATATCTAAAACCAAGTTGTTCATTCCAGGGGTTTGGGGACCATTCTGGTCAG CTATGGTGCCTGAGTATTGGCTTACGGAAGGAGGCCAGAGCGCTAGTGGGGCATTATTCGATTACATCTTGGAGGGCCATGTTGCCTCTCAAGGCCTGGCTAACAGAGCTGCTGCTCGAA GTGTTTCAATATTTGAGCTTCTGAATGAGATACTGGAAAAAATGCTAATGAATGAGATACTGGAATCAATGAAGCAAGAAATAGGTTCTCCGTTTCTTGCTGCTTTGACAAAAGACATTCACGTGCTTCCTGATTTCCATGGAAACAG ATCTCCTATTGCAGACCCATTATCCAAAGGGGTGATATATGGCCTAACTATTGATACAAGTGAGAAACAGCTGGCTCTTTTATACCTTGCCACAATACAAGGTCTAGCTTATGGGACACGACATATAGTAGAGCATTGCAATGAGAAGGGGCACAAG ATTGACACCTTACTTGCATGTGGTGGGCTTACCAAAAATCCTTTGTTCATTCAAGAGCATGCAGACATCACAG GTTATCCCATAACTCTTCCTCGGGAAAATGAAGCCGTGCTGTTAGGTGCTGCTATTGTTGGTGCTGTTGCTTCGAAGAAGTATTCCACCGTTAGACAGGCCATGCAAGCACTAAATGCACCTGGGCGG GTGGTATATCCCTCTCATGACCCGAAAGTAAGGAAGTACCATGATACTAAGTATCGTATCTTCCGTGATCTTTATGAGCAGCAACTATCACAGCGTGCTATGATAAAGGAAGCTCTTTCAGATGTCTAG
- the LOC131004944 gene encoding transcription factor MYB36-like — protein sequence MGRAPCCDKANVKKGPWSPEEDAKLKAYIETYGTGGNWIALPQKIGLKRCGKSCRLRWLNYLRPNIKHGGFTEEEDNIICSLYISIGSRWSIIAAQLPGRTDNDIKNYWNTRLKKKLLGRRKQSSTNRMRIAGQETKDGNEEASLQNLSSSAMERLQLHMQLQNPFSFYNNPALWPKMIQSHDHSQIQNQNALIDSQPPPPADQNYSNLKDDQVEIGCVNGFSSSESSFALNGGEGSSLVEQNGGIEMNTSGFTHAELDDLLNDRSSSFLAEEMDASKGNNQAWWPNEFAAGSALFNSWGSTSLVHDANFQDYVIGYNMH from the exons ATGGGAAGAGCTCCATGCTGCGACAAAGCCAACGTGAAGAAGGGGCCGTGGTCACCGGAGGAAGACGCCAAGCTCAAAGCCTACATCGAGACATATGGAACCGGTGGGAACTGGATCGCTCTTCCCCAGAAAATCG GGCTGAAGAGATGTGGGAAGAGCTGCAGACTGAGATGGCTGAATTACTTGAGGCCTAACATCAAGCATGGTGGATTCACCGAGGAAGAAGACAACATCATCTGCAGCCTCTATATCAGTATCGGAAGCAG ATGGTCTATAATTGCTGCTCAGCTGCCCGGAAGAACAGACAACGATATCAAGAACTACTGGAACACGAGGCTGAAGAAAAAACTGCTAGGGCGGCGCAAGCAATCGAGCACAAACAGGATGAGAATCGCAGGGCAGGAAACTAAAGATGGTAACGAAGAGGCCAGCTTGCAGAATCTGAGCAGTTCAGCCATGGAAAGGCTTCAACTTCACATGCAGCTTCAAAACCCTTTCTCCTTCTACAACAATCCTGCGCTCTGGCCTAAGATGATCCAATCCCATGATCATAGTCAGATTCAAAATCAAAACGCCCTAATCGACTCTCAACCTCCTCCTCCTGCTGATCAAAATTATAGCAATTTGAAAGACGACCAAGTTGAGATTGGCTGTGTCAATGGTTTCTCGTCATCAGAGAGCTCGTTCGCCTTGAACGGTGGTGAAGGAAGCAGTCTTGTTGAGCAAAATGGCGGAATTGAGATGAATACATCAGGGTTTACTCATGCTGAACTGGACGATCTGCTCAACGACAGATCTTCGAGTTTTCTTGCGGAAGAGATGGATGCGTCCAAGGGGAATAATCAAGCGTGGTGGCCTAATGAGTTCGCTGCCGGTTCCGCGCTCTTCAACTCTTGGGGTTCCACGAGTTTGGTTCATGATGCCAATTTTCAAGATTATGTGATAGGGTATAATATGCATTAA